The following coding sequences are from one uncultured Devosia sp. window:
- a CDS encoding DUF2945 domain-containing protein, with product MAMRKGSKVSWSWGAHTAHGKIVERFTQKVTRTLKGSEVTREASKKEPAYLIEQDDGDKVLKSRSELTAG from the coding sequence ATGGCCATGCGCAAGGGATCAAAAGTCAGCTGGAGCTGGGGCGCCCATACAGCGCACGGCAAGATCGTCGAGCGCTTCACGCAAAAGGTCACCCGCACCCTCAAGGGCAGCGAAGTGACCCGCGAGGCCAGCAAAAAGGAACCCGCCTATCTCATCGAACAGGACGATGGCGACAAGGTCCTCAAGAGCCGCAGCGAGCTGACCGCAGGCTAG